In Mauremys reevesii isolate NIE-2019 linkage group 14, ASM1616193v1, whole genome shotgun sequence, a single window of DNA contains:
- the COPS6 gene encoding COP9 signalosome complex subunit 6 isoform X1 yields the protein MAAAAAAAGASCSAAGSNGGSGAGGMEVDAAVLPTVMASGVTGSVSVALHPLVILNISDHWIRMRSQEGRPVQVIGALIGRQEGRNIEVMNSFELLAHAVEENVVIDKEYYYTKEEQFKQVFKDMEFLGWYTTGGPPDQSDIHVHKQVCEIIESPLFLKLNPMTKHTDLPVSVFESVIDIINGEATMLFAELTYTLATEEAERIGVDHVARMTATGSGENSTVAEHLIAQHSAIKMLHSRVRLILEYVKASEAGEVPFNHEILREAYALCHCLPVLSTNKFKTDFYDQCNDVGLMAYLGTITKTCNTMNQFVNKFNILYDRQGLGRRMRGLFFCPPPDRQGLGRRMRGSSSDPPPTGRAGGAACGGSSSAPPQ from the exons atggcggcggcagcggcggcggcCGGTGCCTCCTGCTCTGCGGCGGGGAGCAACGGGGGCTCCGGGGCCGGCGGGATGGaggtggacgcggcag TGCTCCCCACCGTCATGGCGTCGGGCGTGACGGGCAGCGTCTCGGTGGCCCTGCACCCGCTGGTGATCCTCAACATCTCCGACCACTGGATCCGCATGCGCTCGCAGGAGGGGCGCCCCGTGCAAG TGATCGGGGCGCTGATCGGGCGGCAGGAGGGCCGGAACATCGAGGTGATGAACTCCTTCGAGCTGCTGGCGCACGCGGTGGAGGAGAACGTCGTCATCGACAAGGAGTACTACTACACCAAGGAGGAGCAGT TCAAACAGGTCTTCAAGGATATGGAGTTCCTGGGCTGGTACACGACGGGGGGCCCCCCGGACCAGTCTGACATCCACGTCCATAAACAg GTGTGCGAGATCATCGAGAGCCCCCTCTTCCTGAAGCTGAACCCCATGACCAAGCACACGGAC CTGCCCGTCAGTGTCTTTGAGTCCGTGATCGACATCATCAATGGAGAG gcCACCATGCTGTTTGCGGAGCTGACCTACACGCTGGCCACGGAGGAGGCGGAGCGCATCGGGGTCGACCACGTGGCCCGAATGACGGCGACCGGCAGCGGGGAGAACTCCACGG TGGCCGAGCACCTGATCGCCCAGCACAGCGCCATCAAGATGCTGCACAGTCGGGTCAGGCTCATCCTGGAGTACGTCAAGGCCTCGGAGGCGG gcgAGGTGCCCTTCAACCACGAGATCCTGCGCGAAGCCTACGCCCTGTGCCACTGCCTGCCCGTCCTCAGCACCAACAAGTTCAAGACGGACTTCTACGAC CAATGCAACGACGTGGGGCTCATGGCCTACCTGGGCACCATCACCAAAACCTGCAACACCATGAACCAGTTCGTCAACAAGTTCAACATCCTGTACGACCGGCAGGGCCTGGGGCGCCGCATGCGGGGGCTCTtcttctg ccccccccccgaccggcAGGGCCTGGGGCGCCGCATGCGGGGCTCTTCTTCTGA cccccccccgaccggcagggccgggggtgccGCATGCGGGGGCTCttcttctgcccccccccaataA
- the COPS6 gene encoding COP9 signalosome complex subunit 6 isoform X3, giving the protein MAEGHQVCPWSWRLLSLWGESVNRRALHVLPTVMASGVTGSVSVALHPLVILNISDHWIRMRSQEGRPVQVIGALIGRQEGRNIEVMNSFELLAHAVEENVVIDKEYYYTKEEQFKQVFKDMEFLGWYTTGGPPDQSDIHVHKQVCEIIESPLFLKLNPMTKHTDLPVSVFESVIDIINGEATMLFAELTYTLATEEAERIGVDHVARMTATGSGENSTVAEHLIAQHSAIKMLHSRVRLILEYVKASEAGEVPFNHEILREAYALCHCLPVLSTNKFKTDFYDQCNDVGLMAYLGTITKTCNTMNQFVNKFNILYDRQGLGRRMRGLFFCPPPDRQGLGRRMRGSSSDPPPTGRAGGAACGGSSSAPPQ; this is encoded by the exons TGCTCCCCACCGTCATGGCGTCGGGCGTGACGGGCAGCGTCTCGGTGGCCCTGCACCCGCTGGTGATCCTCAACATCTCCGACCACTGGATCCGCATGCGCTCGCAGGAGGGGCGCCCCGTGCAAG TGATCGGGGCGCTGATCGGGCGGCAGGAGGGCCGGAACATCGAGGTGATGAACTCCTTCGAGCTGCTGGCGCACGCGGTGGAGGAGAACGTCGTCATCGACAAGGAGTACTACTACACCAAGGAGGAGCAGT TCAAACAGGTCTTCAAGGATATGGAGTTCCTGGGCTGGTACACGACGGGGGGCCCCCCGGACCAGTCTGACATCCACGTCCATAAACAg GTGTGCGAGATCATCGAGAGCCCCCTCTTCCTGAAGCTGAACCCCATGACCAAGCACACGGAC CTGCCCGTCAGTGTCTTTGAGTCCGTGATCGACATCATCAATGGAGAG gcCACCATGCTGTTTGCGGAGCTGACCTACACGCTGGCCACGGAGGAGGCGGAGCGCATCGGGGTCGACCACGTGGCCCGAATGACGGCGACCGGCAGCGGGGAGAACTCCACGG TGGCCGAGCACCTGATCGCCCAGCACAGCGCCATCAAGATGCTGCACAGTCGGGTCAGGCTCATCCTGGAGTACGTCAAGGCCTCGGAGGCGG gcgAGGTGCCCTTCAACCACGAGATCCTGCGCGAAGCCTACGCCCTGTGCCACTGCCTGCCCGTCCTCAGCACCAACAAGTTCAAGACGGACTTCTACGAC CAATGCAACGACGTGGGGCTCATGGCCTACCTGGGCACCATCACCAAAACCTGCAACACCATGAACCAGTTCGTCAACAAGTTCAACATCCTGTACGACCGGCAGGGCCTGGGGCGCCGCATGCGGGGGCTCTtcttctg ccccccccccgaccggcAGGGCCTGGGGCGCCGCATGCGGGGCTCTTCTTCTGA cccccccccgaccggcagggccgggggtgccGCATGCGGGGGCTCttcttctgcccccccccaataA
- the COPS6 gene encoding COP9 signalosome complex subunit 6 isoform X2: protein MAAAAAAAGASCSAAGSNGGSGAGGMEVDAAVLPTVMASGVTGSVSVALHPLVILNISDHWIRMRSQEGRPVQVIGALIGRQEGRNIEVMNSFELLAHAVEENVVIDKEYYYTKEEQFKQVFKDMEFLGWYTTGGPPDQSDIHVHKQVCEIIESPLFLKLNPMTKHTDLPVSVFESVIDIINGEATMLFAELTYTLATEEAERIGVDHVARMTATGSGENSTVAEHLIAQHSAIKMLHSRVRLILEYVKASEAGEVPFNHEILREAYALCHCLPVLSTNKFKTDFYDQCNDVGLMAYLGTITKTCNTMNQFVNKFNILYDRQGLGRRMRGLFF from the exons atggcggcggcagcggcggcggcCGGTGCCTCCTGCTCTGCGGCGGGGAGCAACGGGGGCTCCGGGGCCGGCGGGATGGaggtggacgcggcag TGCTCCCCACCGTCATGGCGTCGGGCGTGACGGGCAGCGTCTCGGTGGCCCTGCACCCGCTGGTGATCCTCAACATCTCCGACCACTGGATCCGCATGCGCTCGCAGGAGGGGCGCCCCGTGCAAG TGATCGGGGCGCTGATCGGGCGGCAGGAGGGCCGGAACATCGAGGTGATGAACTCCTTCGAGCTGCTGGCGCACGCGGTGGAGGAGAACGTCGTCATCGACAAGGAGTACTACTACACCAAGGAGGAGCAGT TCAAACAGGTCTTCAAGGATATGGAGTTCCTGGGCTGGTACACGACGGGGGGCCCCCCGGACCAGTCTGACATCCACGTCCATAAACAg GTGTGCGAGATCATCGAGAGCCCCCTCTTCCTGAAGCTGAACCCCATGACCAAGCACACGGAC CTGCCCGTCAGTGTCTTTGAGTCCGTGATCGACATCATCAATGGAGAG gcCACCATGCTGTTTGCGGAGCTGACCTACACGCTGGCCACGGAGGAGGCGGAGCGCATCGGGGTCGACCACGTGGCCCGAATGACGGCGACCGGCAGCGGGGAGAACTCCACGG TGGCCGAGCACCTGATCGCCCAGCACAGCGCCATCAAGATGCTGCACAGTCGGGTCAGGCTCATCCTGGAGTACGTCAAGGCCTCGGAGGCGG gcgAGGTGCCCTTCAACCACGAGATCCTGCGCGAAGCCTACGCCCTGTGCCACTGCCTGCCCGTCCTCAGCACCAACAAGTTCAAGACGGACTTCTACGAC CAATGCAACGACGTGGGGCTCATGGCCTACCTGGGCACCATCACCAAAACCTGCAACACCATGAACCAGTTCGTCAACAAGTTCAACATCCTGTACGACCGGCAGGGCCTGGGGCGCCGCATGCGGGGGCTCTtcttctga